In Tachypleus tridentatus isolate NWPU-2018 chromosome 7, ASM421037v1, whole genome shotgun sequence, a genomic segment contains:
- the LOC143256710 gene encoding 5-hydroxytryptamine receptor 2C-like isoform X1, which produces MNNSNIYMNETTYISAIISKVVDINSSLSEKQSLPPKLSHVYSLLSLFLLLFVISGGLGNTLVCLAICRERRLQNVTNYFLLSLAMADLLVCLVVMPFGIVDLFFGYWPFGPSICDIWVTCDVLGCTSSIIHMCFISLSRYMGIRNPLKTRKNSKKKVTIKIAIAWLISMTITSPITVLGFTDTKNIQPTTRMCAINNRFFFIFGSLSAFYIPMLIMVTSYILTVRLLQQKAKFCEERPGRKVSFIRRGRRRMLQDKLHKSETSNTECNKCERYTTRQFRDNNNEDTVLENSPEDSRANYGCFQESLEKRSHIQYKETSDVCTLRCRSHMQVMNEQKATQVLGIVFFCFITCWTPFFALNILFPIIDPTSFPEYLTTTFLWLGYVSSTINPIIYTIFNKTFRRAFWRLLSCSCWQDNRRSAVINESIMWPTKSKHFVNIITSRHLIAEG; this is translated from the exons ATGAACAATAGTAACATTTATATGAATGAGACAACATACATTAGCGCTATTATTTCAAAGGTGGTTGACATTAATTCCTCTCTTTCTGAAAAGCAGTCGTTGCCTCCAAAGCTGTCACATGTATATAGCCTACTAAGCctatttctgttgttatttgtGATTTCAGGAGGATTAGGAAATACGCTAGTATGTCTAGCAATATGTCGAGAACGGCGTCTTCAGAACGTCACCAATTATTTTCTATTATCACTGGCTATGGCGGATTTGTTGGTGTGTCTGGTAGTTATGCCCTTTGGAATTGTGGATCTGTTTTTTG GCTACTGGCCATTCGGACCATCGATCTGCGACATCTGGGTGACTTGTGATGTCCTTGGTTGCACATCTTCCATCATCCACATGTGTTTTATCTCTCTCAGCCGATATATGGGGATACGTAATCCACTAAAAACTCGCAAAAACTCTAAGAAGAAGGTAACCATCAAGATTGCTATCGCATGGTTAATATCCATGACAATAACGAGTCCCATTACTGTTCTGGGTTTCACTGACACCAAAAATATACAACCAACAACTCGAATGTGTGCAATAAACAATcgatttttcttcatttttggcTCTTTATCCGCTTTTTACATCCCCATGCTTATCATGGTGACGTCATATATTCTGACAGTCCGTCTGTTACAACAAAAGGCCAAGTTCTGTGAGGAAAGGCCTGGTCGGAAAGTGTCGTTCATACGACGAGGTCGCAGACGCATGTTACAAGATAAGTTACACAAAAGTGAGACGTCAAATACGGAGTGCAATAAGTGTGAAAGATATACCACTCGTCAATTTCGGGACAATAACAATGAAGACACAGTTCTTGAAAACAGTCCAGAAGATTCACGTGCAAACTATGGGTGTTTTCAGGAGTCCCTCGAGAAACGATCCCACATACAATATAAAGAAACCAGTGATGTTTGTACACTGCGCTGTAGGTCACATATGCAGGTAATGAACGAACAGAAAGCGACACAAGTTCTTGGaatagtatttttttgttttatcaccTGTTGGACTCCATTCTTTGCTTTGAATATTTTGTTCCCTATTATAGATCCAACAAGTTTTCCTGAGTACCTCACTACGACTTTCTTGTGGCTAGGCTACGTGTCATCTACTATTAACCCTATCAtttacactatttttaataaaacattcagaaGAGCTTTCTGGCGGCTCCTGTCTTGCTCCTGTTGGCAGGATAATAGAAGGTCTGCTGTTATAAACGAGTCGATAATGTGGCCAACCAAGTCTAAACACTTTGTGAACATCATTACTTCCCGTCACCTAATTGCAGAAGGTTAA
- the LOC143256710 gene encoding 5-hydroxytryptamine receptor 2A-like isoform X2, whose protein sequence is MADLLVCLVVMPFGIVDLFFGYWPFGPSICDIWVTCDVLGCTSSIIHMCFISLSRYMGIRNPLKTRKNSKKKVTIKIAIAWLISMTITSPITVLGFTDTKNIQPTTRMCAINNRFFFIFGSLSAFYIPMLIMVTSYILTVRLLQQKAKFCEERPGRKVSFIRRGRRRMLQDKLHKSETSNTECNKCERYTTRQFRDNNNEDTVLENSPEDSRANYGCFQESLEKRSHIQYKETSDVCTLRCRSHMQVMNEQKATQVLGIVFFCFITCWTPFFALNILFPIIDPTSFPEYLTTTFLWLGYVSSTINPIIYTIFNKTFRRAFWRLLSCSCWQDNRRSAVINESIMWPTKSKHFVNIITSRHLIAEG, encoded by the exons ATGGCGGATTTGTTGGTGTGTCTGGTAGTTATGCCCTTTGGAATTGTGGATCTGTTTTTTG GCTACTGGCCATTCGGACCATCGATCTGCGACATCTGGGTGACTTGTGATGTCCTTGGTTGCACATCTTCCATCATCCACATGTGTTTTATCTCTCTCAGCCGATATATGGGGATACGTAATCCACTAAAAACTCGCAAAAACTCTAAGAAGAAGGTAACCATCAAGATTGCTATCGCATGGTTAATATCCATGACAATAACGAGTCCCATTACTGTTCTGGGTTTCACTGACACCAAAAATATACAACCAACAACTCGAATGTGTGCAATAAACAATcgatttttcttcatttttggcTCTTTATCCGCTTTTTACATCCCCATGCTTATCATGGTGACGTCATATATTCTGACAGTCCGTCTGTTACAACAAAAGGCCAAGTTCTGTGAGGAAAGGCCTGGTCGGAAAGTGTCGTTCATACGACGAGGTCGCAGACGCATGTTACAAGATAAGTTACACAAAAGTGAGACGTCAAATACGGAGTGCAATAAGTGTGAAAGATATACCACTCGTCAATTTCGGGACAATAACAATGAAGACACAGTTCTTGAAAACAGTCCAGAAGATTCACGTGCAAACTATGGGTGTTTTCAGGAGTCCCTCGAGAAACGATCCCACATACAATATAAAGAAACCAGTGATGTTTGTACACTGCGCTGTAGGTCACATATGCAGGTAATGAACGAACAGAAAGCGACACAAGTTCTTGGaatagtatttttttgttttatcaccTGTTGGACTCCATTCTTTGCTTTGAATATTTTGTTCCCTATTATAGATCCAACAAGTTTTCCTGAGTACCTCACTACGACTTTCTTGTGGCTAGGCTACGTGTCATCTACTATTAACCCTATCAtttacactatttttaataaaacattcagaaGAGCTTTCTGGCGGCTCCTGTCTTGCTCCTGTTGGCAGGATAATAGAAGGTCTGCTGTTATAAACGAGTCGATAATGTGGCCAACCAAGTCTAAACACTTTGTGAACATCATTACTTCCCGTCACCTAATTGCAGAAGGTTAA